From Novipirellula galeiformis, the proteins below share one genomic window:
- a CDS encoding glycosyltransferase: MRIAFVITELNPGGAERCLTEIAIGMADNTNEVRVYSLGSPPIPHKAMFVDRLSSHGISVTFLNLDSAWHFLQARRELRKLLRAFQPALVQTFLFHANVIGTLAAKDAGVDICVGGIRVAQTHRIRNQVERRVVKKMQRVVCVSEQVQAFSHRCLGTEAPQTCVIPNGVDVPQFSSALPIAWHTLDWDDESMVTLFVGRMHPQKGLELIQEQIDLLAPPGSNRRVLLIGEGPLESKIDHWTRQVGLDRVKRLPWRANIGAWMRASRVLVLPSHYEGMPNVVLEAMAAGLPVVCSNVEGSSELLAHCPDDQLFESGDSDAMARQVKRFLDDAALSRDRGQRNQSRARTDFSIPTMVDRYRTLYRDLISRPN, translated from the coding sequence ATGCGAATTGCGTTTGTCATTACCGAACTGAATCCCGGCGGCGCCGAACGGTGTTTGACCGAGATCGCGATTGGCATGGCCGACAACACCAACGAGGTGCGGGTGTATAGTTTGGGCTCGCCCCCGATTCCGCACAAAGCAATGTTCGTGGACCGGCTTTCCTCGCATGGAATCTCGGTCACGTTTCTGAACCTCGATTCCGCCTGGCATTTTTTGCAGGCCCGCCGCGAATTACGAAAGTTGCTCAGGGCGTTCCAACCCGCGCTGGTGCAAACATTCTTGTTTCACGCAAACGTGATCGGAACGCTGGCTGCGAAAGACGCCGGAGTCGACATTTGCGTGGGTGGAATCCGAGTGGCCCAGACCCATCGCATCCGCAACCAAGTCGAACGACGTGTGGTAAAAAAGATGCAGCGTGTCGTTTGTGTCAGCGAGCAAGTGCAGGCCTTTTCACACCGCTGTCTTGGCACCGAGGCTCCGCAAACCTGCGTGATTCCCAATGGCGTCGATGTGCCGCAATTCTCGAGCGCCCTTCCGATCGCGTGGCACACACTCGATTGGGACGACGAAAGCATGGTGACGCTGTTCGTTGGCCGCATGCACCCCCAGAAAGGACTAGAGTTAATCCAAGAACAAATTGACCTCCTCGCACCGCCGGGATCCAATCGCCGCGTGTTGTTGATTGGCGAGGGCCCCTTGGAGAGCAAGATCGACCATTGGACTCGACAAGTGGGGCTGGACCGCGTGAAACGCTTACCTTGGCGAGCCAACATCGGGGCTTGGATGAGGGCGTCGCGTGTGCTCGTGCTGCCCAGTCATTACGAGGGCATGCCGAATGTCGTACTCGAAGCCATGGCGGCGGGGTTGCCCGTCGTGTGTAGCAACGTCGAAGGATCAAGCGAATTGTTAGCCCATTGCCCCGATGACCAATTGTTCGAATCGGGCGATTCCGACGCGATGGCGAGGCAAGTCAAGCGATTTTTGGACGACGCGGCGTTGAGCCGTGACCGAGGCCAGCGGAACCAGTCGCGAGCGAGAACCGATTTCTCGATTCCCACGATGGTTGATCGCTACCGCACGCTCTATCGCGATTTGATTTCGCGGCCCAACTAA
- a CDS encoding RsmE family RNA methyltransferase codes for MTRRYYCPNLPLKGGKVALLDTEAQHAIRVMRANAGDGITLFDGQGNEADATIDAVTRRECFCSANPSTRPNRESTTSLHLGIALPKPDRCRELIERLTEIGVRTVTPVVAARTQREPSAALLEKLRRTVIEACKQSGRNRLMTIQAPVTTATFVAEPAVPSETRWIAHPNDECEDVLRSPPASRPDEETKSYLVAVGPEGGWTDDEVALASQHGFQCLPLGNRIYRIETAAVVIAARLL; via the coding sequence ATGACTCGTCGTTATTACTGTCCTAACCTGCCCCTCAAAGGCGGCAAAGTTGCACTCCTCGATACCGAGGCCCAGCATGCGATCCGCGTGATGCGAGCCAACGCGGGCGATGGTATCACCCTCTTTGATGGTCAAGGCAACGAAGCCGATGCGACCATCGACGCGGTCACACGGCGTGAGTGTTTTTGCAGCGCCAATCCCAGCACGCGTCCCAACCGTGAATCGACGACGTCGCTTCACCTCGGCATTGCCCTTCCCAAACCTGATCGCTGTCGCGAACTCATCGAACGATTGACGGAAATTGGAGTCCGAACCGTCACTCCGGTTGTCGCCGCGCGAACGCAGCGGGAACCCTCCGCGGCGTTGCTAGAAAAACTGAGACGGACGGTCATCGAAGCGTGCAAACAATCCGGACGCAACCGCTTAATGACGATCCAAGCCCCGGTCACCACCGCTACCTTTGTTGCCGAACCAGCGGTGCCCTCGGAAACTCGCTGGATCGCCCACCCCAACGACGAGTGCGAGGACGTGCTGCGGTCTCCGCCTGCGTCCCGCCCAGACGAGGAGACCAAATCGTACCTCGTTGCGGTGGGTCCCGAAGGCGGATGGACCGACGACGAGGTGGCGTTGGCGTCACAGCACGGCTTTCAATGTCTGCCGCTGGGAAATCGAATTTATCGAATCGAAACCGCTGCGGTCGTGATCGCCGCCCGCCTGTTATAA
- the xylB gene encoding xylulokinase, with the protein MSYYLGIDIGTSGTKTLLIQSDGTIVAEANAEYPLNQPRAGWTEQDPENWWQATIQTVRAVMASSKRKPSEVKAIGLSGQMHGSVFLDKHHNVIRPALLWNDQRTAAECDEITAAAGGRKALIKMVANPALTGFQAPKILWLRNHEKRNFDKLAKVLLPKDEIRRRLTGELVTEVSDASGTLLLDVVRRGWSKKLLGKLDLDADLLPRVVESDEVTGTLTTEVAAQLGLTTACKVVGGAGDCAAGAVGNGVVKQGVLSTSIGTSGVMFVHSDQPQYDVAGRLHTFCHAVRGKWHMMGVNLTSGGALQWWVDSVLQGLAGIDNAQRFQAATAEAQAIAAGSDGMLFLPYLNGERTPHADPHARGSFVGMNLTHTRGHMTRSVMEGITFALRDSLQIIESLDVPVRQIRASGGGSKSPFWRQMQADVFGKKITRLEVEQGPAFGVALLAAVGDGAYRSIESACRATIKVAEETKPDRKAVANYNKLFSIYCDLYGQLKDSMSALSDYQNA; encoded by the coding sequence ATGAGCTACTATCTCGGAATTGACATTGGAACGAGCGGCACGAAGACGCTGTTGATTCAATCCGATGGGACGATTGTTGCCGAAGCCAATGCGGAATATCCGCTGAACCAGCCTCGGGCAGGGTGGACTGAACAAGATCCCGAAAATTGGTGGCAAGCAACGATTCAAACCGTTCGTGCGGTGATGGCGTCGAGCAAGCGAAAGCCAAGCGAGGTCAAGGCAATTGGTTTGAGCGGCCAAATGCACGGCTCGGTCTTTCTAGACAAGCACCACAACGTGATCCGTCCCGCGTTATTGTGGAACGACCAACGCACCGCTGCGGAGTGCGACGAAATCACTGCGGCGGCGGGCGGTCGCAAGGCATTGATCAAAATGGTCGCCAATCCCGCATTGACGGGGTTCCAGGCGCCGAAGATTCTCTGGCTTCGTAACCACGAAAAGAGAAACTTTGACAAGCTTGCCAAAGTGCTGCTTCCCAAGGATGAGATTCGCCGGCGATTGACGGGCGAGCTTGTGACCGAGGTGAGTGACGCGAGCGGCACGTTGTTGTTGGATGTGGTGCGTCGCGGTTGGTCCAAAAAACTATTGGGCAAACTGGACCTCGATGCTGACCTGCTTCCCCGCGTGGTGGAGAGTGACGAAGTCACCGGGACGCTCACAACCGAGGTGGCGGCCCAACTGGGATTGACGACCGCTTGTAAGGTCGTCGGCGGCGCAGGCGACTGTGCCGCAGGCGCGGTCGGCAATGGCGTCGTCAAGCAAGGCGTGCTCAGCACATCGATTGGGACCAGTGGGGTGATGTTCGTGCACAGCGACCAACCCCAATATGATGTCGCCGGTCGGTTGCATACGTTTTGTCATGCGGTCCGCGGAAAATGGCACATGATGGGGGTGAATCTTACTAGCGGTGGGGCGCTGCAGTGGTGGGTTGACTCGGTGCTGCAAGGCTTGGCGGGAATCGACAACGCTCAGCGTTTCCAGGCGGCTACGGCGGAAGCTCAAGCGATTGCGGCCGGAAGTGACGGCATGCTCTTTTTGCCTTACCTCAATGGCGAGCGAACACCGCACGCGGATCCCCATGCACGGGGAAGTTTTGTTGGTATGAATTTGACCCACACACGCGGCCACATGACACGCAGTGTGATGGAAGGGATTACATTCGCGCTGCGCGATAGTCTTCAAATCATCGAGTCGCTCGATGTACCAGTGCGACAAATTCGAGCCTCCGGAGGCGGCAGCAAGAGTCCGTTTTGGCGTCAAATGCAAGCCGATGTCTTTGGCAAAAAGATCACGCGTTTGGAAGTCGAGCAGGGGCCCGCGTTCGGAGTCGCGTTGTTGGCGGCCGTGGGCGATGGCGCCTATCGGTCGATCGAGTCGGCGTGTCGTGCCACAATTAAGGTCGCCGAAGAAACGAAACCGGATCGCAAGGCGGTTGCGAATTACAATAAATTGTTCTCGATCTATTGCGATTTGTATGGCCAACTGAAGGATTCGATGTCAGCGCTTAGCGATTACCAAAACGCGTAA
- a CDS encoding sugar phosphate isomerase/epimerase family protein has translation MSNRSIAPSRRQFMQASMAAVAATTLVNDRLFAADAAEAPFKISLAEWSLHRTLRDASKGITNLDFPRITKEEFGIDGVEYVNQFFKDKAKDSKYLGELKGRCNDVGVKSLLIMVDGEGHLGDPNEDKRKQAVENHYQWVEAAKFLGCHSIRVNAASGGSYTEQLDRAADGLRQLSEFAAPHDINVIVENHGGLSSNAAWLAVVIERVGMDNCGTLPDFGNFYITRGENPDVFNRYHGVQALMPYAKAVSAKTHEFDDQGNETATDYERMMKIVVAHGYHGYVGIEFEGSGDEYVGIRKSKALLEKVAKKIG, from the coding sequence ATGTCAAACCGCTCCATTGCACCAAGCCGTCGTCAATTCATGCAAGCATCGATGGCTGCGGTCGCGGCCACCACCTTGGTCAATGACCGCTTGTTTGCTGCCGACGCTGCGGAGGCACCCTTCAAAATTTCACTTGCCGAATGGTCGCTGCATCGCACCTTGCGCGATGCATCCAAGGGAATCACCAATCTCGACTTCCCGCGAATTACGAAAGAAGAGTTTGGGATTGATGGCGTGGAGTACGTCAACCAATTCTTCAAGGACAAAGCCAAGGACAGCAAGTATCTCGGTGAACTCAAAGGTCGCTGTAACGATGTCGGCGTGAAGAGTCTGTTGATCATGGTCGATGGCGAAGGACACTTGGGCGACCCCAACGAAGACAAACGCAAACAGGCGGTCGAGAACCATTACCAATGGGTCGAAGCGGCTAAGTTCTTGGGATGCCACTCGATCCGCGTCAACGCCGCCAGCGGTGGATCGTACACGGAACAACTTGATCGTGCCGCCGATGGACTTCGCCAACTCAGCGAGTTTGCCGCACCGCACGACATCAACGTGATCGTGGAAAACCACGGTGGTTTGAGCAGCAACGCCGCTTGGTTGGCCGTCGTGATTGAACGAGTCGGCATGGACAATTGTGGAACGCTGCCCGATTTTGGAAACTTCTACATCACTCGCGGCGAAAACCCCGATGTATTCAACCGTTACCACGGCGTTCAAGCGTTGATGCCGTACGCCAAAGCGGTCAGTGCAAAGACGCATGAATTTGATGATCAAGGCAACGAAACCGCGACCGACTACGAACGGATGATGAAGATCGTCGTCGCGCACGGCTACCACGGCTACGTGGGAATCGAATTCGAAGGCTCCGGCGACGAGTACGTCGGCATCCGCAAGAGCAAAGCGTTGCTTGAGAAGGTTGCCAAGAAGATCGGCTAG
- a CDS encoding 3-keto-disaccharide hydrolase encodes MRNVFSLMTTLLMLAAFFSTPVHSQEPQFRDLFNGKDLSGWIDVNTSPETWSVKDGLLVCTGLPIGVMRSDRQYENFILEVEWRHMEAGGNSGVFLWSDATPNPKNRLPLGMEVQMLELDWVNQNKRADGTLPPIAYVHGELFGAGGMTAVPDNPRGSRSKSLENRCKGVGQWNHYLVVAVDGTVKLSVNGKFVNGIRNASLKKGYLCLESEGREIHFRKIRIMELPGGMADETTTAALLK; translated from the coding sequence ATGAGAAATGTATTTTCGTTGATGACCACCCTGCTGATGCTGGCGGCATTTTTTAGTACCCCGGTCCATTCGCAAGAGCCCCAATTCCGCGACCTCTTTAACGGCAAAGATTTGTCAGGCTGGATCGATGTCAACACATCGCCGGAGACGTGGAGTGTGAAGGACGGATTGCTTGTTTGTACGGGCTTGCCGATCGGCGTCATGCGTTCGGACCGTCAATATGAAAACTTCATTCTCGAAGTCGAGTGGCGCCACATGGAAGCAGGCGGAAACTCGGGAGTGTTCCTGTGGTCCGACGCGACGCCCAATCCCAAGAATCGATTGCCGCTCGGCATGGAAGTCCAGATGCTTGAACTTGATTGGGTGAACCAGAACAAACGCGCTGATGGAACGCTGCCGCCGATCGCCTACGTGCACGGAGAATTATTCGGTGCCGGCGGGATGACCGCGGTTCCCGATAATCCACGCGGCAGTCGTAGCAAGTCGCTCGAAAATCGTTGTAAAGGGGTTGGCCAATGGAATCACTATCTCGTCGTCGCCGTCGATGGGACGGTGAAGCTTTCGGTGAATGGCAAGTTCGTCAACGGAATCCGAAACGCATCGTTAAAAAAGGGCTACCTCTGTTTGGAGTCCGAAGGTCGCGAAATTCACTTTCGGAAAATTCGCATCATGGAATTGCCAGGCGGAATGGCGGATGAAACCACCACCGCAGCGCTGCTAAAGTAG
- a CDS encoding class I SAM-dependent methyltransferase codes for MNDRCRAGYNRLAKHYEWLEKLRFGNTLQHARVSCIPELANAHSAPHVLVLGDGDGRLLEAFIKHCPTAQITSVDISPVMIEQQRKRFAALSRSGLASKHSEHAVTWITSPIESFPLPTSTFDTVITAFFLDCFDERQLNELLPRIANALNRQARWYVVDFCEPKRGLRRWWAKFWLAIMHAFFRWQTGLGPRRIVDPSPPLHSLGFEPQLEKRFHFEMIRATVYQRQTESPNP; via the coding sequence ATGAACGACCGATGCCGGGCCGGCTACAACAGACTCGCCAAGCATTACGAGTGGTTAGAGAAACTGCGCTTCGGCAACACTCTGCAGCATGCCCGTGTTTCGTGCATCCCCGAGCTTGCCAACGCACACTCAGCCCCGCACGTTCTGGTGCTCGGTGATGGCGATGGTCGATTGCTTGAAGCATTTATAAAACACTGTCCCACCGCACAAATCACGAGCGTCGACATCAGCCCCGTGATGATCGAGCAGCAACGCAAACGCTTTGCCGCGTTGTCTCGGAGCGGATTAGCGAGCAAGCACAGCGAACATGCAGTGACGTGGATCACGTCGCCGATCGAGTCGTTTCCGTTGCCGACGTCGACGTTTGATACCGTGATCACCGCCTTCTTTCTGGATTGTTTTGATGAACGTCAACTCAATGAACTGTTGCCGCGAATCGCGAATGCATTGAACAGGCAAGCTCGTTGGTACGTGGTCGATTTTTGTGAGCCCAAACGAGGACTCCGGCGATGGTGGGCGAAGTTTTGGCTCGCCATCATGCACGCGTTTTTTCGTTGGCAAACCGGACTGGGACCACGTCGCATTGTCGATCCCAGCCCTCCACTTCACTCTCTCGGATTTGAACCTCAGCTAGAAAAACGGTTCCACTTTGAAATGATTCGAGCCACGGTGTATCAGCGTCAAACGGAGAGCCCAAATCCGTAA